From Candidatus Paceibacterota bacterium, one genomic window encodes:
- a CDS encoding N-acetylneuraminate synthase family protein, which yields METPLAIFEIGINHLGDKARALRMVDTLIAQGATHLTIQALVDPLAYSRDATGAKMLQSNCLSFEDNVAVVSHARAAGAHVGVAILDPIHVRPFVDAGASFFKVLSSDITYTPLHLAVADTKAPLYLSTAASTPDEMIKAVALIRSPYPEADVRLIHTVFPIPTPAAQLNLSAIPFLIEKVGVPVAYGQHAAAREALPAAIAAGAESVFVYVAEEFSPKLIDGPHAILCSEAGNVLEMLAQTRAMMGTYDRVMGEQEQSWRAKIRRSVVAARAIVRGETITQEMVRYKRPGTGTPAWDISRVVGSVAKREYLPDEDIT from the coding sequence ATGGAAACACCACTCGCAATTTTTGAGATAGGTATAAATCATTTGGGCGATAAGGCCCGGGCGTTGCGCATGGTCGATACGCTCATTGCGCAGGGAGCAACACACCTAACCATCCAAGCTCTTGTTGATCCTTTGGCGTATAGCCGTGACGCCACTGGGGCCAAGATGCTACAGTCGAACTGCCTTTCGTTTGAGGATAACGTTGCAGTTGTTTCCCATGCTCGCGCCGCCGGCGCGCATGTGGGGGTGGCAATACTCGACCCCATACACGTTCGGCCGTTTGTCGATGCTGGAGCCAGCTTCTTTAAAGTACTCAGCAGTGATATTACGTATACCCCATTGCATCTTGCAGTAGCGGACACGAAGGCCCCTCTATATCTCTCCACTGCAGCTTCAACGCCTGACGAGATGATCAAAGCGGTCGCATTAATTCGCTCTCCCTATCCTGAAGCTGATGTTAGGCTCATTCATACGGTTTTTCCCATTCCCACACCTGCGGCACAACTTAACCTGTCTGCAATACCATTCCTTATTGAAAAAGTTGGTGTTCCGGTCGCGTATGGGCAACATGCAGCAGCGAGGGAGGCACTACCAGCGGCTATCGCGGCGGGTGCAGAGAGTGTGTTCGTCTATGTCGCGGAAGAATTCTCCCCCAAGTTAATTGATGGTCCACATGCCATACTTTGTAGCGAAGCGGGGAATGTGCTTGAAATGCTCGCGCAGACACGTGCCATGATGGGCACATACGATCGTGTGATGGGAGAACAAGAACAGTCATGGCGCGCGAAAATTCGTCGATCTGTTGTGGCCGCTAGAGCCATAGTACGGGGCGAAACAATCACGCAGGAGATGGTGCGCTATAAGCGGCCAGGTACCGGCACTCCGGCATGGGATATAAGTCGCGTAGTTGGGAGTGTTGCTAAGCGCGAGTATCTGCCCGATGAAGATATCACCTAA
- a CDS encoding SDR family oxidoreductase codes for MTRTALIGGASKGLGFGCAQALAQKGCRIVMCARNELDLNAAAHTLHSQYSNVDIITIPCDWSKKEALEQLQMTLQSKKIDIDILINNVGGPTPGTISQQNEKSWEEALDLLFRSTIRVYSIVLPGMRKRRWGRIVNILSTTALEPSPLLATSSVVRAALASYAKLMAWDVVKDGITINSLMPAGFLTARTNQLIDDAARRRSVDRGVIVAEKEAELPSGHFMDPIELGYVAAFLASDEAAGITGTLLPVDGGAKKSL; via the coding sequence ATGACACGAACAGCACTGATTGGAGGTGCGAGCAAAGGTTTAGGTTTCGGATGTGCCCAAGCACTTGCTCAAAAGGGCTGCCGCATCGTTATGTGTGCACGAAATGAACTTGATCTTAATGCCGCTGCACATACTCTCCACTCCCAATATTCAAATGTAGATATCATTACTATTCCATGCGACTGGTCTAAGAAAGAAGCATTGGAGCAGTTGCAAATGACGCTACAATCAAAAAAGATAGATATAGATATATTAATCAATAATGTCGGAGGACCAACACCCGGCACCATCTCGCAACAGAATGAAAAATCATGGGAAGAGGCTCTGGATCTTCTGTTCCGATCAACCATCCGGGTATACAGCATCGTGTTACCAGGAATGCGCAAGCGTCGCTGGGGAAGAATTGTAAATATTTTATCAACGACAGCGCTTGAACCATCCCCACTGTTGGCGACCTCGAGTGTTGTGCGCGCCGCACTTGCATCATACGCCAAACTTATGGCCTGGGACGTTGTCAAAGATGGTATTACAATAAACAGTTTAATGCCGGCTGGTTTCTTGACAGCCCGAACCAATCAGCTCATTGATGATGCCGCACGACGTCGTAGTGTCGACAGAGGAGTTATTGTGGCAGAAAAAGAAGCCGAATTACCATCGGGGCATTTTATGGATCCGATAGAACTGGGATACGTGGCTGCATTCTTGGCATCGGATGAGGCAGCCGGCATCACCGGCACATTGCTTCCTGTTGACGGCGGCGCAAAGAAATCGCTCTGA
- a CDS encoding acylneuraminate cytidylyltransferase family protein, translating into MTMLGLIGARGGSERLPGKNIKNFFGKPLIVWTIEAAKKSGIFERIIVVTDSTDIAAIAKHSGAEVPFMEPAELATNLSYHDALRYTLQKLADDEKYVPENFILLEPSAVGRTVSHIREVAELLTTRTDFDSIVGISEVPGHFSYSKQLVIASNGIVGRVGDNAPLKNLIHRNQEVPKSYVINSAIYGFRRKNLFEGDKSLWGESTYGYVMDGSKLADIDTIEDWVMAEAKMKHFLAGKEGKYINDRR; encoded by the coding sequence ATGACTATGCTTGGGCTTATCGGTGCTCGGGGGGGTAGTGAGCGGCTCCCGGGGAAAAATATAAAAAATTTCTTCGGTAAGCCACTCATTGTGTGGACCATTGAGGCAGCCAAAAAAAGCGGGATTTTCGAGCGGATCATTGTCGTTACCGATAGTACAGACATAGCGGCAATCGCTAAGCATTCTGGTGCAGAAGTGCCGTTTATGGAGCCCGCAGAGTTGGCAACCAATCTTTCGTACCACGACGCTCTGCGCTATACGCTCCAAAAACTGGCAGACGACGAGAAATATGTTCCAGAGAATTTTATTTTGCTCGAGCCGAGTGCCGTGGGAAGAACGGTGAGCCATATTCGAGAAGTTGCAGAACTCCTTACGACCCGAACCGATTTTGATTCAATCGTTGGAATCTCGGAAGTGCCTGGACATTTCAGTTACTCAAAACAGCTTGTCATCGCCTCTAATGGAATAGTAGGGCGAGTAGGGGACAATGCTCCTCTTAAAAATCTGATCCATCGTAATCAAGAGGTGCCGAAATCATATGTCATCAATTCAGCTATATACGGATTCCGCCGAAAGAATCTATTCGAAGGAGATAAAAGCCTTTGGGGCGAGAGCACGTATGGCTATGTCATGGACGGTTCAAAACTAGCCGATATTGATACGATAGAAGATTGGGTCATGGCAGAGGCGAAAATGAAACACTTTCTGGCGGGGAAGGAGGGGAAATACATAAATGACCGTCGTTGA